One Branchiostoma floridae strain S238N-H82 chromosome 15, Bfl_VNyyK, whole genome shotgun sequence DNA window includes the following coding sequences:
- the LOC118432114 gene encoding proprotein convertase subtilisin/kexin type 6-like, with the protein MTLLVYGLTWMCICSGIFASQSRPTNTWAVQLHDGEKGAKALAESMDIVYVKHIFEDYYLFRERHDKRMTVDIRRALVNAESKVEWFQQQIPRERHLYSLEENANQTYIVPHFNDEHWQNNLQTYLYCGDVHMNVLPAWNRGHHGQGVVVGVVDDGVFSENPDLGPNIAEGLSYSIIGDSSDPTPSDAVFSHGTRCAGIIAAKANNGFCGVGVAPKAKIAGIQLFASAVADLTDADEAMALSHNSNNISIYSCSFGPSDYTNALGGPGPITLAAMKRSAEIGRGEKGSIYVFSAGNGGPYGDSCAYNGYINNIYTIGISAVLKDGSLANYDEACTSIFGVTYSREYGEKNATLVVPIGPDSCSTKFSGTSAAVAIGSGVISLVLSANNALSARDVQHMIARTSNSNGICRQTWKTNAAGFRVSDYCGFGLLDAGKLTSLAATWRSVSEQVVCTYKQLEDRLIQSDEQIKANVTVLPQSCLNRTIQHLEHVLLTVNITFPHRGHLRIVITSPQNTTSVIVPGRPTDEEPDLAWTFMTIHHWGERAEGTWLLHVENTHPQLNSTGVLHDWEVSFHGTIDAEVQDGDTDSSTVPPCGFVPVGDSNVIRHSTTLTLITLALVMMLCTQ; encoded by the exons ATGACACTGTTGGTCTACGGTCTTACGTGGATGTGCATTTGCTCTGGTATTTTTGCATCGCAAAGTCGTCCGACAAACACATGGGCGGTTCAACTGCATGATGGAGAGAAGGGGGCCAAAGCTTTGGCAGAGAGTATGGAcatagtttatgtcaaacat ATTTTTGAAGATTACTACCTCTTCAGAGAAAGACATGACAAAAGAATGACTGTAGACATAAGAAGAGCACTCGTCAACGCTGAATCAAAG GTGGAATGGTTCCAACAACAAATTCCTCGTGAAAGACATCTTTACTCTCTTGAAGAAAATGCCAACCAGACCTATATTGTACCACACTTTAACGACGAACATTGGCAGAACAACCTACAGACTTACTTG TACTGCGGAGACGTTCATATGAACGTGCTGCCGGCATGGAATAGAGGCCACCATGGTCAAGGAGTTGTAGTCGGTGTGGTGGATGACGGCGTGTTCTCGGAGAACCCTGATCTCGGGCCGAACATT GCCGAAGGTTTATCCTACAGCATAATCGGAGATTCGTCGGACCCAACACCGTCAGATGCCGTCTTCAG TCATGGCACCAGATGCGCAGGAATAATTGCAGCAAAAGCAAACAACGGGTTTTGTGGCGTCGGAGTTGCACCTAAAGCCAAAATAGCAG GAATACAGCTATTTGCCAGTGCCGTAGCTGACCTTACTGACGCTGATGAAGCGATGGCCTTAAGTCACAATTCCAACAATATCAGCATCTACTCGTGCAGCTTTGGTCCATCCGACTACACCAATGCGTTAGGGGGCCCTGGACCTATTACACTTGCAGCGATGAAGAGATCGGCTGAAATA GGCCGAGGTGAGAAAGGATCAATCTACGTGTTCTCTGCTGGTAACGGCGGGCCGTACGGCGACAGCTGTGCCTACAACGGTTACATCAACAACATCTACACAATCGGCATCAGCGCAGTGCTGAAGGACGGGAGTCTTGCTAACTACGATGAAGCGTGCACCAGCATATTTGGGGTCACCTACAGCAGGGAATATGGCGAGAAGAACGCAACTTTG GTGGTGCCTATCGGTCCTGATTCCTGTAGCACAAAATTCTCTGGGACCTCCGCGGCTGTTGCAATAGGGTCTGGCGTCATATCACTAGTTCTAAGTGCAAA CAACGCACTATCAGCACGTGATGTCCAGCACATGATTGCGAGAACTTCAAACAGCAACGGTATTTGTAGGCAAACATGGAAAACAAACGCTGCAGGGTTTAGGG TGAGCGACTACTGTGGATTCGGACTGCTTGACGCCGGCAAGCTGACCTCATTAGCTGCTACCTGGAGGTCCGTTTCAGAGCAAGTTGTTTGTACTTATAAACAGCTTGAAGACAG GCTGATTCAAAGCGATGAGCAGATCAAGGCAAATGTCACCGTACTTCCCCAAAGCTGTCTGAACCGAACTATTCAGCATCTGGAACACGTTCTGTTGACCGTGAACATCACATTCCCTCACCGCGGCCACCTGAGGATCGTGATAACATCCCCTCAAAACACCACGTCCGTCATCGTTCCCGGTAGGCCTACAGACGAGGAGCCGGACCTGGCCTGGACCTTCATGACCATCCACCACTGGGGAGAGAGGGCGGAGGGAACATGGCTTCTGCATGTAGAAAACACCCATCCTCAACTCAACAGTACAG GTGTCCTGCATGACTGGGAGGTGTCCTTTCACGGGACAATAGACGCCGAAGTACAAGACGGGGATACAGACAGCAGCACTGTTCCACCTTGTGGGTTTGTACCAGTCGGAGACAGCAACGTCATTAGACATTCAACAACCCTGACCTTGATCACCCTCGCGCTGGTTATGATGCTCTGCACCCAGTAA